CTCTCTTTCATTCCAATAGTACCTCCCGTGTAGATGATTAGTACTGTTGCTTTATCTGTTTTATTCATTTATTGGTTATTTTACTGCCGTTAAAGTTAAATAACTATTTCCCTAAGTTAAATAACTTTTTGCAGTTCGAGGTCGTTGTTTCGCTAACTATGTCGTAGGACACTTCTTTTAAGTCACTAATCTTTTCAACAACGTAGGTTACGTAAGATGATTCATTTCTTTTTCCTCTATATGGTACTGGTGCTAAATATGGTGCATCTGTTTCCACAAGAAGTTTGTCTATAGGAAGTTGTGCAATTACCTTATCCACACCGGCATTTTTAAATGTAACCAATCCATTTACCCCTATAAGAAATCCCATTTTGATTGCTTTGTTTGCTTGTTCAACAGTTCCTGTAAATGAGTGGAAAACACCTTTAAGTCCTTTTTCGCAGAATGGTGCAACAATATCGTAAATGTCATCAAACGCATCTCTAACATGCAGAACAGCAGGTAGGTTGTATTGAAGACACCAATTAAGTTGTTGTTCTAAAACAATTATCTGTTCATCACGAAATGTTTTATCCCAATAGTAATCTAATCCAATCTCTCCGATACCTACAAATTCTCTTTTTTTAAGCCAAAATTCAATAATTTCAAGTTCTTGGTCATAATCTTCGGTTACAGATGTTGGATGTATTCCTATCAAGGGGATGCATGTTTCAGGATACTCATCGCTTAAACGAAGCATTGCATTGATGGAAGAACTATCAATGTTAGGAAGGATAATTTTATCTACTCCGTTCTCTTTTGCACGTTCAATTATCTCTTTGTATTCGTTTTTAAATTCACTTGAATATATATGTGAATGAGAGTCAATGATCATAGTCTTTTCTTAATTTCGACAAAAATATCACGAATGATTAATTTTCGTGTTATCCGATAATGAATAGTTTATTAAATTTTAAGTAGTTTTTTTAAGATCATTGTACTGTGCTATTCCAATGACAGTATAGATTAATGCCGTACAGTATACTGCTATATGTATCTTTTGAAGTGAAAATATCGCTGTAGTAATGAGTAGTACCATTACAGATACCCCATATAAAATCAGGCCATAACGCGTTATTTTATGTTTGCTGTTCTTTTTCCAACTTGTTATTAGTGGGATAAATGCCAATGGTGAGAAAACCAATAAATTCATGTTATATCCTGTTAGTGGGTGCACTGAAACGATTCCTAAAAATAGCAGAATCACACTGGCTATTGCATTTACCAACCAAAGTACTCTTGAAACAAAATTAAAAATTGCTTTCTTTCTTTTACGATATATTGTTATGAGTAACACGATGAATAAGAGTACATAAATATTATTTATTGCTTGCCACCCCTTATTATTATCCAACTTATTACTCTTTAGAAGCACTTTCGTTTCTCCTTTGGTAATCTTCTCTTGATTCTTTTTTTGCGAATTTTTGATACCAGCTTGAAGATATTCGGGTAAAAACATTGTCTCATTCCATGTTGCTACTTGATCACATTTTGCACCTAGTGCAATATATATACCTATAGCATCCCATGAATTATAGTCCATATATTGATCTAACAATGCTCGAAATGAAAGACTTGATTGACCTCTTTTTTCCCACGTAATAGCTCCATTGCAAGCCGTTGTTATCTGGTCTTCTAATTTAGTAGAGCAGTTGTTTCTAAGATAATTGTAACGATATAATCTGTTTTGAGGTTTTAAGTTATCTCGTATACTATTGAATAACACAACTTTCTCACTGTTAGTAAGGTTTAGAGTGTCTTGATAGACCTCTCTTCCTTCTCTCTTATAACTATTGATAAAGGTATTGTAGTTTGTGTAACCTAGTAGATAATCCGTCTTTCCTAGTACAAAATTCCATACAAAGTTCGGTGCATTAAAGTCAAAAAGACCGTAATTAAATACCACATCTATTCTATTTGATTCATCCTGATAACGTAAGGCAGAGTGACCAAAAAGAGAGTATATTTCGTCTCCTGGCTCACATGTAATAAGATAGAAATTCCTTGATGTTCCATTGTTTGCTTTTAGGGATGAGCATATCGAAAAAAATAGAGCGATAGTACAAATGAACAGCTGTCTCATAATTTACATATTTAGATAAAAGTCCTTAGTTAGTTTTTTATACTCTTCACTGTATACGTGTCGAGTTTTTTCGATATACATATATGTTTCTATTATCTCTCTAGTATTATCAAATCCAAAGCTTACTAGTATTCGTTTGATATCGCCATCTTTTTTGGGACGGACATAACAGATCTTTTGAATATATAGACCTTGTTTCTTTGCCTCTTCTGTGATCGCTTGTAATTGTTCAAATGGAAGTATCAAACAAAACACTCCTTCATTATTTAGGTTGCTAGAAACAAATGAGAGCAAATCTGTAAATGATAAGGTGTCTGTGTGCCTAGCATTCTTTCTTGAACTACTTGGCGATTTTGGACCATTGTTGAAGAATGGTGGATTCGATACAATCAAGTCAAAATATTTCTCTGATCTATATTGTTGAATAGGATAGTTTAGTATCTCAACACGATCACTCCATGAAGTGCTCAGAAGATTCTTGTTTGCTTCTTTACTTGCAATTTGATCAATTTCAACACCAGTGATTTTTGTATCATATCTTTGTGCCATCATTAGAGTCATAAGTCCTGAACCAGCACCAATGTCTAATATGTTTTTAGGGTTGGGATGTGATGCCCATGCGCCTAATAACACACCATCAGTTCCTACTTTCATCCCCGAGAGTTCATGAACTATCTTAAATTGTTTAAATTGAAAAAAGTTATTTCTTCCCATTCTTATTGATCAAAATTTTTCAAAAATGCCCATTCCAAATAGTGCATAATCATACTTTACTGGATCACTTGGATCTAGTTCTTTTAGTTTATTTGTAAGTTCTTCTACTGCTTTCCAATCATTTGCTTTACGTTCAAGTAGGTTTAGTTTTCTACTTACATTCCCAACATGAACGTCTAGTGGGATAAAGAGTTCTTTAGGATCTATATTCCAAATGCCAAAATCAACGCCAAAACCATCTTGTCTTACCATCCAGCGTAGAAACATATTAATTCGTTTGGCTGCAGAGCCTTTTATTGGATTTGCTATATGTTTTTGGGTTCTGTATCCCTCTTTATCTCGAAGAAATTGCTTTCGGAAGTGAAATATTGCGTCTTTCATTCTACCTCCATTTTTTAATCCCTCTTTAAATAGCAATTCCATCCCTCCACAATTTTGGTATATATGATGAAACGATTTCATAAAAAAACAGATATCCTCATATTGAAAAGTTCGATGTTTTACATCTTTGAATCTGTTTAGATCTTGAGGTCGATACTCTTTAATAAAGTCATATGGAGCATAATCCATACGCTCAATGATCTTGGTGCTATTTAATATAATACTATTACGTTTCCCCCAAGCTAAAGTGGCAGCAATATATCCACTTATTTCAATATCTTCTTTTTTTGTAAACAGATGAGGTATCTGTATCGGATCTGTCTCAATAAATTCTGGAGCATTAAATTGATGGTATTTTAATTCAAGCAACTCCTTTATTTCTTCTTTTTCCATCTGAATACTACTTCTCCATCACTCCATCTTTTATGGTCAGCATACGGTCCGTATATTGAGCAAAAGACTTGTCATGTGTGACGATTACAAAAGTTTGATTATACTTCTCTCTAAGTTTATATATCAGTTCGTAAAGCTCCTCTTTGTTGGTTGTGTCAAGGCTACCTGAAGGTTCGTCGGCTAGGACGATACTTGGATTATTGATAAGAGCTCTAGCCACAGCAACACGTTGCCTTTCACCACCAG
The Prolixibacteraceae bacterium DNA segment above includes these coding regions:
- a CDS encoding DUF4105 domain-containing protein; amino-acid sequence: MRQLFICTIALFFSICSSLKANNGTSRNFYLITCEPGDEIYSLFGHSALRYQDESNRIDVVFNYGLFDFNAPNFVWNFVLGKTDYLLGYTNYNTFINSYKREGREVYQDTLNLTNSEKVVLFNSIRDNLKPQNRLYRYNYLRNNCSTKLEDQITTACNGAITWEKRGQSSLSFRALLDQYMDYNSWDAIGIYIALGAKCDQVATWNETMFLPEYLQAGIKNSQKKNQEKITKGETKVLLKSNKLDNNKGWQAINNIYVLLFIVLLITIYRKRKKAIFNFVSRVLWLVNAIASVILLFLGIVSVHPLTGYNMNLLVFSPLAFIPLITSWKKNSKHKITRYGLILYGVSVMVLLITTAIFSLQKIHIAVYCTALIYTVIGIAQYNDLKKTT
- a CDS encoding TatD family hydrolase, which translates into the protein MIIDSHSHIYSSEFKNEYKEIIERAKENGVDKIILPNIDSSSINAMLRLSDEYPETCIPLIGIHPTSVTEDYDQELEIIEFWLKKREFVGIGEIGLDYYWDKTFRDEQIIVLEQQLNWCLQYNLPAVLHVRDAFDDIYDIVAPFCEKGLKGVFHSFTGTVEQANKAIKMGFLIGVNGLVTFKNAGVDKVIAQLPIDKLLVETDAPYLAPVPYRGKRNESSYVTYVVEKISDLKEVSYDIVSETTTSNCKKLFNLGK
- a CDS encoding methyltransferase; the encoded protein is MGRNNFFQFKQFKIVHELSGMKVGTDGVLLGAWASHPNPKNILDIGAGSGLMTLMMAQRYDTKITGVEIDQIASKEANKNLLSTSWSDRVEILNYPIQQYRSEKYFDLIVSNPPFFNNGPKSPSSSRKNARHTDTLSFTDLLSFVSSNLNNEGVFCLILPFEQLQAITEEAKKQGLYIQKICYVRPKKDGDIKRILVSFGFDNTREIIETYMYIEKTRHVYSEEYKKLTKDFYLNM
- a CDS encoding TIGR02757 family protein; protein product: MEKEEIKELLELKYHQFNAPEFIETDPIQIPHLFTKKEDIEISGYIAATLAWGKRNSIILNSTKIIERMDYAPYDFIKEYRPQDLNRFKDVKHRTFQYEDICFFMKSFHHIYQNCGGMELLFKEGLKNGGRMKDAIFHFRKQFLRDKEGYRTQKHIANPIKGSAAKRINMFLRWMVRQDGFGVDFGIWNIDPKELFIPLDVHVGNVSRKLNLLERKANDWKAVEELTNKLKELDPSDPVKYDYALFGMGIFEKF